In Salminus brasiliensis chromosome 24, fSalBra1.hap2, whole genome shotgun sequence, one genomic interval encodes:
- the LOC140546960 gene encoding uncharacterized protein, producing MADDQPITNLGVSTSSDEGDILRAQGFNVINANLNSKTSGPKVCLWYKKECGMKPITRIQFSFTSDMKSGLISAGFEQISRDLNAGTSGDHIFLWYLCGEKEDDIPIVDMKVTLNVNEEPELLKDGYEQLGCDLNRGAGGDWVYLWVKRKEPTYIYEITATDNSSRDKSLYEQGYTCVDESTNRYAKGNPIFLWYRRSKDKSKALSNLDVSLNPQSEFNLQQKGYTKVITNLNKGSGGADVYVWSLKDGCQKIQGINLLVNPKAMIEYEKAGVEVIDKDLNEGNIGKHPINIAYYAA from the coding sequence ATGGCTGACGATCAACCCATCACAAACCTTGGTGTGTCCACCTCCTCTGATGAAGGAGATATTCTGAGAGCTCAAGGTTTCAATGTCATCAACGCTAACCTGAACTCCAAGACTTCAGGACCAAAAGTGTGTCTTTGGTACAAGAAGGAGTGTGGTATGAAGCCAATCACCAGGATCCAGTTCTCATTTACGTCTGATATGAAGTCTGGTTTGATCAGTGCTGGGTTTGAACAGATATCAAGGGATCTGAATGCTGGGACCTCTGGAGATCACATCTTTCTTTGGTACCTGTGTGGTGAGAAAGAAGATGACATTCCCATTGTGGACATGAAGGTGACCCTCAACGTGAATGAGGAACCAGAGCTCTTGAAGGATGGCTATGAGCAGCTAGGTTGCGACCTGAACCGCGGTGCTGGGGGAGACTGGGTCTACCTGTGGGTAAAGCGGAAGGAGCCAACCTACATCTATGAGATCACCGCGACCGACAACAGCAGCCGCGACAAATCACTTTACGAGCAAGGGTACACTTGTGTGGATGAAAGCACCAACCGGTATGCCAAGGGAAATCCCATCTTCCTCTGGTACCGCCGCTCAAAAGACAAGAGCAAAGCCCTGAGTAATCTGGATGTTTCCTTAAACCCTCAGAGTGAGTTTAACCTGCAGCAGAAAGGCTACACTAAGGTCATTACAAACCTTAACAAAGGAAGCGGTGGGGCTGACGTTTATGTGTGGAGCCTAAAAGATGGGTGTCAGAAGATCCAAGGCATTAATCTGCTGGTCAACCCTAAAGCAATGATAGAATACGAGAAGGCTGGTGTGGAAGTCATTGACAAGGATCTAAATGAGGGCAACATTGGGAAACATCCGATCAACATTGCATACTATGCTGCATAA